From the Myripristis murdjan chromosome 14, fMyrMur1.1, whole genome shotgun sequence genome, one window contains:
- the LOC115371049 gene encoding odorant receptor 131-2-like: protein MPRPNYNNTAGLKYHTTQETLLYASLSMGSSCIFLYINSVLLFTLRSKLVFRETSRYILLYNLLSADTVYLVSSSLLYLLAAFRIKLTFYMCSVVIIPPLLVCSISPLTLTVMSLERFVAICYPLRHAVIITIRNTGLAITLVWLTSSLRIIIRVLMLLCSNTEFSLILQMKDFCSEETLFLVPMYYYFVTAYSGIVFLSAGVTIICSYIGVTLVARSASTNKASARKASQTLLLHLFQLGLILISTFHSNIITAAATIMERSHVLRLHSLFFICINILPRCLSTFIYGLRDQTIRPFLIQHLCCQWRCSAFLNKANAGE from the coding sequence ATGCCAAGGCCTAATTACAATAACACTGCCGGCCTGAAATATCATACAACACAGGAAACATTACTATATGCCAGTCTGAGCATGGGGTCCAGCTGCATTTTCCTCTACATCAACAGTGTCCTGCTGTTCACCTTGAGGAGTAAGTTGGTATTTCGTGAAACCTCCCGCTACATCCTGCTGTATAATCTTCTTTCTGCAGACACTGTTTATCTGGTATCGAGCTCGCTGCTTTACCTGTTGGCTGCTTTTCggataaaactgacattttacatGTGCAGTGTTGTAATAATACCCCCGCTGCTCGTGTGCTCAATCTCACCTCTAACCCTAACGGTGATGTCACTGGAGAGATTCGTGGCCATATGCTATCCACTGAGACAcgctgtcatcatcaccatcagaaACACAGGTCTGGCAATCACTCTGGTGTGGCTCACCAGTTCCCTCCGCATCATCATTCGTGTTTTAATGCTATTATGTTCAAATACTGAGTTCTCTCTTATCCTGCAGATGAAGGACTTCTGCTCCGAAGAGACCTTGTTTCTTGTAccaatgtattattattttgtcacagCATATTCTGGCATTGTCTTCCTGTCTGCGGGTGTTACAATCATCTGTTCCTATATTGGTGTGACGCTTgttgccaggtctgcttcaacAAACAAAGCCTCAGCCAGAAAGGCCAGCCAAACCCTTTTGCTCCACCTGTTTCAGCTGGGCCTGATCCTCATCTCCACTTTTCACTCCAACATCATCACAGCCGCTGCTACAATCATGGAGAGATCACATGTTTTACGCCTTCACAgtcttttctttatttgcatCAACATCCTCCCCAGGTGTTTGAGTACTTTCATCTATGGCCTCAGAGACCAAACCATCAGGCCATTCCTCATACAGCATCTATGCTGTCAGTGGAGATGCTCAGCTTTCCTGAACAAAGCAAATGCTGGTGAATGA